Proteins found in one Deinococcus sp. YIM 134068 genomic segment:
- a CDS encoding DNA methyltransferase translates to MTADPGPLKTSRLFPAVSTVGRGKSATLPQALDVTRWEEGPTSLVLGDSLDYYRAWGRPNVIVSDGAYGVLGFEGDTSDHLGIAEWYEPHVQAWTRAASPETTLWFWNSEVGWATAHPVLERYGWRYVNCNIWNKGKGHIAGNVNTAKIRRFPVVTEVCVQYVFEARIDGLLLKHWLLREWRRSGLPLAKANEACGVANVATRKYLDQGHLWYFPPPEMFARLAAYANIQGRPEGAPYFSADGRRPLTAEEWSRMRAPFTCPHGFTNVWERGPLHGSERVKAANGRAAHLNQKPLDLMTLLLKASLREGGVVWEPFGGLFTASLAAHRLGQKSFAAEIDPAYFYYGLKRFTSEARAHPRL, encoded by the coding sequence ATGACCGCTGACCCCGGCCCCCTCAAAACTAGCAGGCTGTTTCCGGCTGTCAGCACCGTGGGGCGCGGTAAGTCCGCCACATTGCCACAGGCTCTGGATGTCACTCGGTGGGAGGAGGGGCCGACATCCCTCGTTCTGGGCGACAGCCTGGACTACTACAGGGCTTGGGGACGACCAAATGTCATCGTCTCCGACGGAGCCTACGGGGTGCTGGGCTTCGAGGGGGACACCTCCGACCATCTGGGAATTGCCGAGTGGTACGAGCCGCACGTTCAAGCTTGGACGAGAGCAGCCTCACCGGAAACGACCCTCTGGTTCTGGAACTCCGAGGTCGGCTGGGCGACCGCCCACCCCGTTCTTGAGCGGTACGGGTGGCGCTACGTCAACTGCAACATCTGGAACAAGGGAAAGGGTCATATCGCCGGAAACGTGAACACGGCAAAAATCCGGCGCTTTCCCGTCGTGACAGAAGTCTGCGTACAGTACGTCTTCGAGGCTCGAATAGACGGCCTTTTGCTCAAGCACTGGTTGTTGCGGGAGTGGCGGCGCTCCGGCCTCCCGCTCGCAAAGGCCAACGAGGCCTGCGGCGTGGCAAATGTGGCAACGCGGAAATACCTCGATCAAGGCCACCTTTGGTACTTCCCCCCACCGGAGATGTTCGCGCGTCTGGCCGCCTATGCGAACATCCAGGGCAGGCCGGAAGGGGCACCCTACTTCTCAGCAGATGGCAGGCGGCCCCTCACCGCTGAGGAATGGAGCAGGATGCGTGCCCCTTTCACATGTCCACACGGCTTCACCAACGTCTGGGAACGCGGTCCCCTACACGGGTCGGAGCGCGTGAAGGCTGCCAACGGCAGGGCCGCGCACCTCAACCAGAAGCCGCTCGACCTCATGACGCTGCTACTGAAGGCGTCATTACGGGAGGGCGGCGTGGTGTGGGAGCCGTTCGGTGGACTCTTCACCGCGTCCCTCGCTGCTCACAGGCTGGGGCAGAAATCTTTCGCGGCGGAGATTGATCCCGCCTATTTCT